The following proteins are encoded in a genomic region of Brachypodium distachyon strain Bd21 chromosome 1, Brachypodium_distachyon_v3.0, whole genome shotgun sequence:
- the LOC100822612 gene encoding ABC transporter G family member 6 yields MESGCARHGPRNHILPSSSAGDPRSSDSSGVTTLDQLVALRSRGSVTTATSSAGDTSRHLVVDVQPTVDFVCRPAVHFVLAFHDLTYSVKRPRSSFHRRRDNVNVEETGAARHGEQGRARAAKNTLLDGISGEAREGEILAVLGASGAGKSTLIDALAGRIQRESLRGAVTLNGDALDSRLLRVISAYVMQDDLLYPMLTVAETLMYSAEFRLPRSLAASKKRSRVQALIDQLGLRAAADTIIGDEGRRGVSGGERRRVSIGIDIIHDPIILFLDEPTSGLDSTSAFMVVKVLQRIAHSGSVVVMSVHQPSYRILGLLDRLLFLSRGRTVYYGAPAALPLFFSEFGHPIPDGENPAEFALDHIRELESTQDGTKELVQLSKSWQEKPLSRAVSAASSDKPSLSLKEAISLSIARGKLVSGTSTGSPEVAAATTEVATYANPWWAEVWVLTRRAFTNTRRTPELFLIRLGAVVVTGFVLATIFWRLDNTPKGVNERFGFFAIAMSTMFYTSADALPVFLIERYIFLRETAHNAYRRSSYTLSNAIVAFPPLVFLSLAFTAITFFAVGLAGGAEGFVFFALIVLASFWAGSGFVTFLSGVVPHVIIGYTVVVAMLAYFLLFSGFFVTRDRIPDYWIWFHYLSLIKYPYEAVMQNEFGADPSKCFMRGVQMFDGTPMGKLPVATQVTVLNAMSKSMKIDFNSTSCITTGTDILAKQAVNQLGKWNCLWATVAWGFLFRVLFYLTLVLGSRNKRR; encoded by the coding sequence ATGGAGTCAGGCTGCGCCCGGCACGGGCCGCGCAACCACATCCTGCCTAGCAGCAGCGCAGGGGACCCACGCTCCAGTGACAGCTCCGGCGTCACCACCCTCGATCAGCTTGTCGCGCTCCGTTCACGCGGCTCGGTGACTACGGCCACCAGCAGCGCAGGCGACACGTCCCGGCACCTCGTCGTGGACGTGCAACCCACGGTTGACTTCGTCTGCCGCCCGGCCGTCCACTTCGTGCTGGCCTTCCACGACCTGACGTACAGCGTCAAGCGGCCGAGGAGCTCATTCCACCGGAGACGCGACAACGTCAACGTCGAGGAGACCGGCGCCGCTCGTCACGGCGAGCAGGGCCGCGCGAGGGCGGCGAAGAACACGCTGCTGGACGGCATCTCcggggaggcgcgggagggCGAGATCCTGGCCGTGCTGGGCGCGAGCGGCGCCGGCAAGAGCACGCTCATCGACGCGCTGGCCGGCCGGATCCAGCGCGAGAGCCTCCGGGGCGCCGTCACGCTCAACGGGGACGCCCTGGACAGCCGCCTGCTCAGGGTCATCTCGGCGTACGTGATGCAGGACGACCTGCTGTACCCGATGCTCACCGTGGCCGAGACGCTCATGTACTCGGCCGAGTTCCGCCTCCCGCGCTCGCTCGCCGCGTCCAAGAAGCGGAGCCGCGTGCAGGCTCTCATCGACCAGCTCGGACTGCGCGCCGCGGCCGACACCATCATCGGCGACGAGGGCCGGCGCGGCGTGTCGGGCGGGGAGCGACGCCGCGTGTCCATCGGCATCGACATCATCCACGACCCCATCATCCTGTTCCTCGACGAGCCCACCTCCGGGCTCGACTCCACCAGCGCCTTCATGGTCGTCAAGGTGCTGCAGCGCATCGCGCACAGCGGCAGCGTCGTGGTCATGTCCGTCCACCAGCCCAGCTACCGCATCCTCGGCCTCCTTGACCGTCTCCTGTTCCTCTCCCGTGGTCGGACGGTGTACTATGGAGCACCTGCCGCGCTgcctctgttcttctcggagtTCGGGCACCCGATCCCCGACGGCGAGAACCCGGCCGAGTTCGCGCTCGATCACATCCGCGAGCTCGAGAGCACTCAGGACGGGACCAAGGAGCTCGTGCAGTTAAGCAAGTCGTGGCAGGAGAAGCCGTTGTCCCGTGCCGTCTCGGCGGCAAGCAGCGATAAGCCGTCTCTGTCGCTTAAGGAAGCCATCAGCTTGAGcatcgcccgcggcaagctaGTGTCCGGCACGAGCACTGGCAGCCCGGAGGTGGCCGCGGCGACAACCGAAGTGGCGACGTACGCGAACCCGTGGTGGGCGGAGGTGTGGGTGCTGACGCGGCGCGCCTTCACCAACACGCGGCGCACGCCGGAGCTGTTCCTAATCCGCCTgggcgcggtggtggtgaccGGCTTCGTCCTGGCCACCATCTTCTGGCGGCTGGACAACACGCCCAAGGGCGTGAACGAGCGGTTCGGCTTCTTCGCCATCGCCATGTCCACCATGTTCTACACCAGCGCCGACGCGCTCCCGGTGTTCCTCATCGAGCGCTAcatcttcctccgggagacgGCGCACAACGCCTACCGCAGGTCCTCCTACACGCTCTCCAACGCCATCGTCGCCTTCCCgccgctcgtcttcctctccctcgcctTCACCGCCATCACCTTCTTCGCCGTGGGGCTCGCGGGGGGCGCCGAGggcttcgtcttcttcgcGCTCATCGTGCTCGCCTCCTTCTGGGCGGGGAGCGGGTTCGTCACCTTCCTCTCCGGCGTCGTCCCGCACGTCATCATCGGGTACACCGTGGTGGTGGCCATGCTGGCGTACTTCCTGCTCTTCAGCGGCTTCTTCGTCACGCGCGATCGCATCCCGGATTACTGGATATGGTTCCACTACCTGTCGCTGATCAAGTACCCGTACGAGGCGGTGATGCAGAACGAGTTCGGCGCAGACCCCAGCAAGTGCTTCATGCGCGGGGTGCAGATGTTCGACGGGACGCCCATGGGAAAGCTGCCGGTGGCCACGCAGGTCACCGTGCTCAACGCCATGAGCAAGTCGATGAAGATCGACTTCAACAGCACCTCGTGCATCACCACCGGGACGGACATACTAGCGAAGCAGGCCGTGAACCAGCTCGGCAAGTGGAACTGCCTCTGGGCCACCGTCGCGTGGGGGTTCTTATTCCGGGTGCTCTTCTACCTCACGCTCGTGCTGGGAAGCAGGAACAAGCGGAGATGA